Proteins encoded within one genomic window of Xylophilus sp. GOD-11R:
- a CDS encoding YebC/PmpR family DNA-binding transcriptional regulator: MGAQWKAKGKEIAANAKGRLFGKLAKEIMVAARGGADPAGNSRLRLVLEQARKVSMPKDTLERAIKKGAGLTGETVHFEHVMYEGYAPHQVAVMVECLTDNLNRTAPEMRVLFRKGQLGTSGSVAWDFDHVGMIEAEPTAAEADAEVAAIEAGAQDFEVREPEEGDTKAVTLFLTDPSDLDLVSRALPTHGFTVLSARLGYRPKNPVDPASLSAEALEEVESFLAAIDANDDVQQMYVGLAG; encoded by the coding sequence ATGGGCGCTCAATGGAAAGCCAAGGGCAAGGAAATCGCAGCGAACGCGAAAGGGCGGCTGTTCGGCAAGCTCGCCAAGGAAATCATGGTCGCGGCGCGCGGCGGGGCGGATCCGGCCGGGAATTCGCGGCTGCGGCTGGTGCTGGAGCAGGCGCGCAAGGTGTCCATGCCCAAGGACACACTGGAGCGCGCCATCAAGAAAGGCGCCGGGCTCACCGGCGAAACCGTGCATTTCGAGCACGTGATGTACGAGGGCTACGCGCCGCACCAGGTCGCGGTGATGGTCGAATGCCTGACCGACAACCTCAACCGCACCGCACCCGAGATGCGCGTGCTGTTCCGCAAGGGGCAACTCGGCACCTCCGGCTCGGTGGCCTGGGATTTCGACCACGTCGGCATGATCGAAGCCGAGCCGACCGCGGCCGAGGCCGACGCGGAAGTGGCGGCCATCGAGGCCGGCGCCCAGGACTTCGAAGTGCGTGAGCCGGAAGAAGGCGACACCAAGGCGGTGACGCTGTTTCTCACCGATCCCTCCGATCTCGACCTGGTGAGCCGGGCGCTGCCCACGCACGGTTTCACGGTGCTGTCGGCCCGGCTGGGTTACCGGCCGAAGAACCCGGTCGATCCGGCCAGTCTGAGCGCCGAAGCGCTGGAAGAAGTGGAAAGTTTCCTGGCCGCGATCGATGCCAACGACGACGTGCAGCAGATGTACGTCGGGCTGGCCGGTTGA
- a CDS encoding DUF3297 family protein, with protein sequence MSDTPNDQTQRPALPDHLSVDPRSPHHVAEVFHHDIGIRFNDKERGDVEEYCISEGWIKVPSPKTRDRKGQPLQIKLKGKVEAFYR encoded by the coding sequence ATGAGCGATACCCCCAACGACCAGACCCAGCGCCCGGCCCTGCCCGATCACCTCAGCGTGGACCCGCGCAGCCCGCACCACGTCGCCGAAGTCTTTCATCACGACATCGGCATCCGCTTCAACGACAAGGAGCGCGGCGACGTGGAGGAATACTGCATCAGCGAAGGCTGGATCAAGGTGCCCTCTCCCAAGACACGCGACCGCAAGGGCCAGCCGCTGCAGATCAAGCTCAAGGGCAAGGTCGAGGCCTTCTACCGCTGA
- a CDS encoding LacI family DNA-binding transcriptional regulator produces the protein MKTTSLPKLAAARPATLHDVARSAGVSLITASRALSNPALVSPKTIEKVRLAVDATGYLPNLLAGGLRSRRSMTVGALVPAISVQQFLPTVQALTETLYAAGYQVILGQSGYDHSREEALLQTMLARQPDGIVVTGLVRSEKARDTLRRLAIPVVETWDLGEHPVDMLVGFSHQRVGAAVADYLRGKGWERVGIATGDDHRAGIRRRAFEAAVGRPVPTSVVPAPSSLALGRRAATELLEQAPGIQAVYCSSDQLAQGVMVEALSRGLRVPQDLAVCGFGDADFAAHTEPSLTSVQVDGEAIGRHAAGLILARCTGQPTVDPVLDVGFRIVERQSTGGL, from the coding sequence TTGAAGACGACTTCTCTCCCCAAGCTCGCCGCCGCCCGCCCCGCCACGCTGCACGACGTGGCCCGCAGCGCCGGCGTGTCGCTCATCACCGCATCGCGCGCGCTGAGCAACCCGGCGCTGGTCTCGCCCAAGACGATCGAGAAAGTGCGCCTCGCGGTCGACGCCACCGGCTATCTGCCCAACCTGCTGGCCGGCGGCCTGCGTTCGCGCCGCAGCATGACGGTGGGCGCGCTGGTGCCGGCCATCTCGGTGCAGCAGTTCCTGCCCACGGTGCAGGCCCTGACCGAAACGCTGTATGCCGCCGGCTACCAGGTGATCCTGGGCCAGAGCGGCTACGACCACTCCCGCGAGGAAGCGCTGCTGCAGACCATGCTGGCGCGCCAGCCCGACGGCATCGTGGTGACCGGCCTGGTGCGCTCCGAAAAGGCCCGCGACACCTTGCGCCGCCTGGCGATTCCGGTGGTCGAGACCTGGGACCTGGGCGAGCATCCGGTCGACATGCTGGTGGGCTTTTCGCACCAGCGCGTGGGCGCGGCGGTGGCCGACTACCTGCGCGGCAAGGGCTGGGAGCGGGTCGGCATCGCCACCGGCGACGACCACCGGGCCGGCATCCGCCGCCGTGCATTCGAAGCCGCCGTGGGGCGCCCGGTGCCGACCTCGGTGGTGCCGGCGCCGAGCAGCCTGGCGCTCGGCCGGCGCGCCGCCACCGAATTGCTGGAGCAGGCCCCGGGGATCCAGGCGGTGTATTGCAGCTCGGACCAGCTCGCGCAAGGCGTCATGGTCGAAGCGCTTTCACGTGGCCTGCGGGTGCCGCAGGATCTGGCGGTCTGCGGCTTCGGCGATGCGGACTTCGCGGCCCACACCGAGCCGTCGCTCACCTCGGTGCAGGTCGACGGCGAGGCCATCGGCCGGCACGCCGCCGGCCTCATCCTCGCCCGCTGCACCGGCCAGCCGACGGTGGACCCGGTGCTCGACGTGGGCTTTCGCATCGTCGAGCGGCAGTCGACCGGCGGCCTCTGA
- a CDS encoding tripartite tricarboxylate transporter substrate binding protein — MHKILTTLAATAMGLAALSSHAQGPAQAWPEKPITLVVTFPPGGSTDQVARALAPRLGEKLKQSVLVDNRAGAAGTIAAATVKRAPADGYTFMVTSLGPLVIAPHLLKTQMQYDPLKDFDLITVAVQSPNVLVVPTASPHKTVADVIAYEKANPGKMSFASSGNGTSDHLTAELFWQETGTTGVHVPYKGGAPAQTDLMGGQVDASFQNINAVAQYIKAGKMRALGITSAKRSPVLPDVPTMAEAGVKNVEVTSWQAVVAPKGLPVAIRDKAHAAIVEVLNEPAVKDPFVAVGFELVANTPLQFAAFQQAEYARWKKVIETGKISVD; from the coding sequence ATGCACAAGATCCTGACCACGCTGGCCGCGACGGCCATGGGGCTCGCCGCCCTTTCTTCGCACGCCCAAGGCCCGGCGCAGGCCTGGCCCGAGAAGCCGATCACGCTGGTGGTGACCTTCCCGCCCGGCGGCTCCACCGACCAGGTCGCCCGCGCGCTCGCCCCGCGCCTGGGTGAAAAGCTCAAGCAATCGGTGCTGGTGGACAACCGCGCCGGTGCCGCGGGCACCATCGCGGCGGCCACGGTCAAGCGCGCGCCGGCCGACGGCTACACCTTCATGGTGACCTCGCTGGGGCCTCTGGTGATTGCGCCGCACCTGCTCAAGACGCAGATGCAATACGACCCGCTGAAGGACTTCGACCTCATCACCGTGGCGGTGCAGTCGCCCAACGTGCTGGTGGTGCCCACCGCCTCGCCGCACAAGACGGTGGCCGACGTCATCGCCTATGAAAAAGCCAACCCCGGCAAGATGAGCTTCGCCTCCTCGGGCAACGGCACGAGCGACCACCTGACCGCCGAACTCTTCTGGCAGGAGACCGGCACCACCGGCGTGCACGTGCCCTACAAGGGTGGCGCGCCGGCGCAGACCGACCTGATGGGGGGCCAGGTCGACGCCTCGTTCCAGAACATCAACGCGGTGGCGCAATACATCAAGGCCGGCAAGATGCGCGCGCTCGGCATCACCAGCGCCAAGCGCTCGCCCGTGCTGCCCGACGTGCCGACCATGGCCGAGGCCGGCGTGAAGAACGTCGAAGTCACCTCGTGGCAGGCGGTGGTCGCGCCCAAGGGCCTGCCGGTGGCCATCCGCGACAAGGCCCATGCGGCCATCGTCGAAGTGCTCAACGAGCCGGCCGTGAAGGACCCGTTCGTGGCCGTCGGCTTCGAGCTCGTCGCCAATACTCCCTTGCAGTTCGCCGCGTTCCAGCAGGCCGAGTACGCCCGCTGGAAGAAGGTGATCGAGACCGGCAAGATTTCCGTCGACTGA
- a CDS encoding L-talarate/galactarate dehydratase, producing the protein MTASVPSTALTPVQTGDSIAWIRISSCYLPLANPISDAKVLTGRQKPMTEIAMLFAEIRTKDGHEGLGLSYSKRAGGPGQFAHAREIAPALLGEDPSDIAKLWTKLCWAGASVGRSGLAVQALGAFDVALWDLKARRANLPLAKLLGSHRDSVRCYNTSGGFLHTPLEQLLVNAQASRERGIGGIKLKVGQPDGALDIRRVEAVRKHLGDDAPLMVDANQQWDRPTAQRMCRIFEQFNLVWIEEPLDAYDFEGHAALAATFDTPIATGEMLTSAAEHNELIRHRSCDYLMPDGPRVGGITPFLKIAGLAEHAGLMLGPHFAMELHVHLAAAYPTEPWVEHFDWLEPLFNERLEIKDGRMLVPTRPGLGLSLSEQARGWTREQAEFGARP; encoded by the coding sequence ATGACCGCATCCGTACCCTCGACCGCTCTGACTCCCGTTCAAACCGGCGACAGCATCGCCTGGATCCGCATCTCGTCGTGTTACCTGCCGCTGGCCAATCCGATCAGCGATGCCAAGGTGCTGACCGGCCGACAGAAGCCGATGACCGAGATCGCGATGCTCTTCGCCGAAATCCGCACGAAGGACGGGCATGAAGGCCTGGGTCTGAGCTACAGCAAGCGGGCCGGTGGGCCGGGGCAGTTCGCTCACGCGCGGGAGATCGCACCGGCGCTGCTGGGCGAAGACCCGAGCGACATCGCCAAGCTCTGGACCAAGCTCTGCTGGGCCGGCGCTTCGGTCGGCCGCAGTGGTCTGGCAGTACAGGCGCTGGGCGCTTTCGATGTCGCCCTGTGGGACCTGAAAGCCCGCCGCGCCAACCTGCCGCTGGCCAAGCTGCTGGGCTCGCACCGCGACTCGGTGCGTTGCTACAACACTTCGGGCGGGTTTCTTCACACGCCGCTGGAGCAGTTGCTGGTCAATGCGCAGGCCTCGCGCGAGCGGGGCATCGGCGGCATCAAGCTCAAGGTCGGCCAGCCCGACGGGGCGCTGGACATCCGCCGGGTGGAAGCGGTGCGCAAGCACCTGGGCGACGACGCACCCCTCATGGTCGACGCCAACCAGCAATGGGACCGTCCGACCGCCCAGCGCATGTGCCGCATCTTCGAGCAGTTCAATCTGGTGTGGATCGAAGAGCCGCTCGACGCTTACGACTTCGAAGGTCACGCCGCGCTGGCCGCCACCTTCGACACCCCCATCGCCACCGGTGAAATGCTGACCAGCGCGGCCGAGCACAACGAGCTGATCCGTCACCGCTCCTGCGACTACCTCATGCCCGATGGCCCTCGCGTGGGCGGCATCACGCCGTTCCTCAAGATCGCCGGCCTGGCCGAACACGCCGGACTGATGCTCGGGCCGCATTTCGCGATGGAACTTCATGTGCATCTGGCCGCCGCCTACCCGACCGAGCCCTGGGTGGAGCATTTCGACTGGCTGGAGCCGCTGTTCAACGAGCGCCTGGAAATCAAGGACGGCCGCATGCTGGTGCCCACCCGCCCCGGCCTGGGCCTGAGCCTGAGCGAACAGGCCCGCGGCTGGACCCGCGAACAGGCCGAATTCGGCGCCCGGCCCTGA
- a CDS encoding SMP-30/gluconolactonase/LRE family protein codes for MHNHNSRRRFLKTATATGLASIGGLAGAQSFDFKPNQRYPDPSVLVLDPSFAKYRLYSSTVEQLGSGMRWAEGPAYSADGGYLLLSDIPNNRLMKYDEKTGKFSVHKTGVNYTNGNVFDRQGRLISCEHSVTRRVVRTEKNGKQTVLADRFEGKRLNAPNDIVVKSDDSIWFTDPTFGINGEWEGFKATPEQATTNVYRIGTDGQLTAVITDLVNPNGLAFSPDEKKLYVVEWKGTPNRSIWSYDVSADGTAVSNKTKLIDADGPGAFDGFKVDRDGNLWCGWGYTGGFGTETVDIGAGMKALVPLGKSEEMDGVKVFNPQGKPIGFIRLPERCPNLVFGGPKRNRLYMASSHSLYALYVEAHGAV; via the coding sequence ATGCATAACCACAACTCCCGCCGCCGCTTCCTGAAGACCGCCACCGCCACCGGGCTCGCCTCCATCGGCGGCCTGGCCGGCGCGCAGTCCTTCGACTTCAAGCCCAACCAGCGCTATCCGGATCCGTCGGTCCTGGTGCTGGACCCGAGCTTCGCCAAGTACCGTCTCTACAGCAGCACCGTCGAACAACTGGGCAGCGGCATGCGCTGGGCCGAAGGCCCGGCGTATTCGGCCGACGGCGGCTATCTGCTGCTGAGCGACATCCCCAACAACCGGCTGATGAAGTACGACGAGAAGACCGGCAAGTTCAGCGTGCACAAGACCGGCGTCAACTACACCAACGGCAACGTGTTCGACCGCCAGGGCCGCCTGATCAGTTGCGAGCACTCGGTCACCCGCCGCGTGGTGCGCACCGAGAAGAACGGCAAGCAGACGGTGCTGGCCGATCGCTTCGAGGGCAAGCGCCTGAACGCGCCCAACGACATCGTGGTGAAGTCCGACGACAGCATCTGGTTCACCGATCCCACCTTCGGCATCAACGGCGAGTGGGAAGGCTTCAAGGCCACGCCCGAGCAGGCCACGACCAACGTCTACCGCATCGGCACCGATGGCCAGCTCACCGCCGTCATCACCGACCTGGTCAATCCCAACGGCCTGGCGTTCTCGCCGGATGAGAAAAAGCTCTACGTGGTGGAGTGGAAGGGCACGCCCAACCGCAGCATCTGGTCGTACGACGTTTCGGCCGACGGCACGGCGGTGTCGAACAAGACCAAGCTGATCGACGCCGACGGCCCCGGCGCGTTCGACGGCTTCAAGGTCGACCGCGACGGCAACCTCTGGTGCGGCTGGGGCTACACCGGCGGCTTCGGCACCGAAACGGTCGACATCGGCGCGGGCATGAAGGCGCTGGTGCCGCTGGGCAAGTCCGAAGAGATGGACGGCGTGAAGGTGTTCAACCCGCAGGGCAAGCCGATCGGTTTCATCCGCCTGCCGGAGCGCTGCCCCAACCTGGTTTTTGGCGGGCCCAAGCGCAACCGGCTCTACATGGCCAGCAGCCATTCGCTGTACGCGCTCTATGTGGAGGCGCACGGCGCGGTCTGA
- a CDS encoding tripartite tricarboxylate transporter substrate binding protein codes for MKNFSAIQRRAALAAGIALGASVVSGGAFAQAAYPGSAPIKMLVGNPAGGTTDVVGRMIAAKMGEVLKASVIVDNKPGASGLIAAEAVAKAPADGYTILMASSGLATLRALYPASTFDAEKDLEPIGIIATSPYVMVVHPSMPVKTLPELLAYARANPGKISYAGSTPGTAQHLGWELIKRITNTDMQYVPYKGTGALMPDLLAGRLQAGIDNVAILTPYIKAGQLRGIAVTSAKPSPLLPDLPTVASAGVPDFSAVGWFVVFAPPKTPAPVLAALRQAVKETMASPDTRDKLVGIGAEPQSGSYEEGRALLKRETTVWTKVIKESGITVQ; via the coding sequence ATGAAGAATTTCAGCGCCATCCAACGGCGTGCGGCATTGGCCGCCGGCATCGCGCTGGGCGCGTCGGTGGTTTCGGGCGGTGCTTTCGCCCAGGCCGCCTATCCCGGCAGCGCGCCGATCAAGATGCTGGTCGGCAACCCGGCCGGGGGCACGACCGACGTGGTGGGCCGCATGATCGCGGCCAAGATGGGCGAGGTGCTGAAGGCTTCGGTCATCGTCGACAACAAGCCCGGCGCTAGCGGCCTGATCGCCGCCGAAGCCGTGGCCAAGGCACCGGCCGACGGCTACACCATCCTCATGGCTTCGTCGGGTCTGGCCACCCTCCGTGCGCTGTACCCGGCGAGCACCTTCGACGCCGAGAAGGACCTGGAGCCGATCGGCATCATCGCCACCTCGCCGTATGTGATGGTGGTGCATCCGTCGATGCCGGTGAAGACGCTGCCCGAGCTGCTGGCCTACGCCCGCGCCAACCCAGGCAAGATCTCCTACGCCGGCTCCACGCCCGGCACCGCGCAGCACCTGGGCTGGGAGCTGATCAAGCGCATTACCAACACCGACATGCAGTACGTGCCCTACAAGGGCACCGGCGCGCTCATGCCCGACCTGCTGGCCGGGCGGCTCCAGGCGGGCATCGACAACGTCGCCATCCTCACGCCCTACATCAAGGCCGGCCAGTTGCGTGGCATCGCGGTGACCAGCGCCAAACCGAGCCCCTTGCTGCCCGACCTGCCCACGGTCGCCTCGGCCGGCGTGCCGGACTTCTCCGCGGTGGGCTGGTTCGTGGTCTTCGCGCCGCCCAAGACGCCCGCGCCGGTGCTCGCCGCGCTGCGCCAGGCGGTGAAGGAGACGATGGCATCACCCGACACTCGTGACAAGTTGGTCGGCATCGGCGCCGAACCGCAGAGCGGCTCCTACGAAGAAGGCCGTGCGCTGCTCAAGCGCGAGACCACGGTGTGGACCAAGGTGATCAAGGAAAGCGGCATCACCGTTCAGTGA